The Trichomycterus rosablanca isolate fTriRos1 chromosome 17, fTriRos1.hap1, whole genome shotgun sequence DNA segment AATTTACGATTTTGTTCCATGGAGAATGTGTTAACCCAGTCTCCAATTTCACCTAAAAGTATACAGAATGAAACATAACAGACACACTGTTACCTGAGCAATCTTGTCAATATTATTAGCTGGCTGCTAAAGCTAAACAGCATTGGGGTGAAAGACAAATGCTTTCATCTCATGATTTAGTACTTGGTGTTAAATTACACCacatggtcaaaaatatgtggaatgcagccgctcaggtggcgcagcggtaaaaagaaacgcgctgcaaccagggctggattctgggagcgtggtatcgaatccagccttgctttaccggttcgaagctgagtggctatatgagcaacgattggccggttgctcatgtggggggtgggacaaagaaccggatgtgggtctctctctgtcagaatgcgattgcgttctctgccggctgattggaggcgcttacacagagatgggagagggtgcccttagggtgtgtctctccgcatgcaacgctaggtggcgccaaactcgtcaatgtgtgggtggcaaagatgcatctggttgctgctcgtgtttcggaggggatacgggttagcttcaatcacctccgtcagggcagggttcggcatagacagagaggaagcacgatgctaattgaacaattggatgcgctaaaaaggggagaaaaaggggtaaaaaaaaatatatatatatatatgtggaaTGCACAACTGAACATGAGTTTGACTTATTTCATAACCATGTGCATAAGTCTGGATTATATCTTGTGTATTTACATGAATAGCTTCGTCATACAACACATTACTCTCTTAACTTACTTAATTTGTTGATGATCAACATTGTGATATTGTCTTTAATTTACTTTACAGAGAGAGGTCTATCAGTATGCTGTGCAGTGTTATCAATTATATCAAAGAATGAGAAACAGATGTGGAGAAAAAAATCAAGATCTTAAAGGCTGAACCCTTctaaacataattaaaatctGCCACGTTATTTAACAAGGACTATTAAAATCCTGCTTCTCTGTGAAGAAGCTTAAACTGGGAAGGAATTTtgtcttatgcctagttcacactacacgatttttgccctgatttttgctcggcgattgattttccgggtcaggagcaactcagcgtttgctcggcgatcaaaactcggctctcagtcgctaagtgtgaactatccaacaactcaacccgaccggctcgccgaccgctcggcgactggattgagttttctagcacgccagatatctgatctcagacgggcaactgggaatgagtgacatgtcgaacagccaatgagaacacaggatacagcgtgaggggaaacgcaggagaggacaggggacaggggacaggggcttaattaatatagtttatatcaggatacaccgacacacacacgttttacagtatttctgatttgatcgtcctctacaaaacataatacccacgctgcattgcaaaacttactacagaacaagccatatactgttcgtgttaccaaatccactcagattcatttatttttcctccttgatattacgctgcacatcagcgcacaaaccctgtgatctctcgctacttgttgacgttcatttttttggacgtggtatcattaaacttctcgtcacttctcacatgtgtttttgtaaaaaaaaaaaaaaaaaagaaagaaagaaaaaaagggagaccagagaagctcgcctgcaattccagttggtgatggaacACTATCctaaccccctatcgccgatcagtcgtgtagtgtgaaatatacaccgactgaaagactcccgagtgcaggagattcagtcgtatagtgtgaactgtacagcgacctgacgacttggaaagtcgtgtagtgtgaacttggcattagcaggCAATGATCCAacaaattgttttaaaataaagaaactaTGTGCTTAAGTGGCCCACTTAGAGTCTTGTCTTGCTCTTTACCCCATTGAACATCTGTGGGAGGATCCCATAAGTTTTATACACCATTAATCCCTAACTAAAAAAGGTGCAAAATTAATtgccatttatttaaaacacagcTCCCAAACGTGGATAAAACAAGTACATAACCAAGAGGATAAATATCTATACCTTTTTGACATTTTACTTTTTGATTTCACACCAAGTACCTTCCAAGCTGATCCCCTCATCACCTTTGTTCTAGACACCTTTGAAGCTAGACATTTTTGCCCAGCGCCTGTCTCATCTCAGACCACAGCCTTCACACCACAGTCTATTTTCTTTAACCTCTGCCATCTGATTCTTGGTTCTGCCCTCactctcttcctcctcctcaccTTTAAAGACATCCTAAAGACCACCATCCAATCATGACTATCTACACCCTCCCCTGCCACCATGTTACAGTCTCTAATTCCTTTTCCAGGTTGCATCATCTGAATACAATGTTGTTCTCCTGTGTGTACCTTCCCACTCTTATAtgtcaaccggtgttcctcctTTTTCTTAAAATATTCATCCATTTTGCTAAATCTACCACTATCTGCCCTTCCTTTTCCTGTCTTGAACACCATGTTGAAGAAATTGAAATCCATTTCTCTGAATTCGACAGACCTTTTTTTAAACAGCTAATATACTGGTCATATATAGTAAGGCTCACCTTTTCTCATGAACCTGCTCTTGCTGTGGTCCATGATATCTTGTGAAATGAGTGTATAGTTAACCATGCTGttttctttcatgctgttaaagCTGCAGACCTTCTGGATGTTGGTTAGCTCCTCCTCCAGCAGAGGGCACACTAGGAACTGGCTCACTTTCTGCACAGACCTTGGTAGGTCCTGAACCAAGACAGATAAACATGTCAGCAGAGTTCACGCTAATCAACTTAGCTGAGGCTCAGcaaatataaacatacattGGACTGTTTATTAATACAGATCTGGATGTACACATTATTACAGTtccattttaaataaactatacAAATATGCAGGAATTACTGAACACTTAGTTTTTGATCTGGGATTGAGGAGGGAATTTATTAACACGTTACATTCACAATACACACTGTGACCTAAAATTAGTATTCAGCTTTTcagctgttttgttctgttttgtttattatttcccGTTAATCAATTAAAGTGCACAGTTTGTGTGCAGAGTTTGAGACTTCAAATTTACTACAtcttaaaaaaatgaaagattTTAAAATGCCACATTTTTTATAATTGTAAAAGTAGCATTATTCTCATGCAGAACATTATCCAAAGCACCTAAAAGCTCAACTAGTTTGTTGATGATCGCAAGGATTCTTGGATTACTTGGATTTAACTGTTTAGGCAAATTTTGCTGCAACTAGAAAGGGTTTTTTCAACCTCAATAAAGACACCACTGCTCCATGGACTTTGTGATAGATCCAGGTAAATTAGCCTTATTTAAATGGGAACAGAGAAGGCTCCTGCTGTTTTGAATTACAAATTGATTATATTCTTGAATCttaatttaactgacaaatgtaaaaagtaaagttagttgttttttttttactgatgtaAAGGCtggtcagtaaaaaaaaaacgggaAGAATATCGATGCCTTTTAAATTACGGTGCAAAGATTACAAACAAATTGATCCATAACCAAATTAAACCTAAGCTCTCATTTaaagcccagataaccaaacCGAAGCTCTTATTTTGGATACATCAGAGGAACTAATTTATCAGACAGTTAAGACAGTTATGCTGGGAcgtgttgaaggtaaaagaggcagaggacagccagcaacaagatgaCTGGATGCAATTCTTAGAACCACTATCCTCATTGACTTGATGACACTTTTATAAAAAGGTACTCTTCATTTACTTAAGCATTGGGGACTTCATATAATACTGCTGTAGGACTGGTGTAAGTAAGTGTTATGCAGAACAAACATGTTTACCATCCACATCTCTTCATATGTAACATAGAGAAAGTTTTGAATGTTTTTTGAATTGCTGGTCCAGTCTTTCACATGATCAAACCATGAGCCATAATGcactagaaagaaagaaaaaaataagaaatttaTAGAAGACTAAAGTATAGCCTTAAactaatgtcatgtttatattttttctaCTAACATTTTCCATTCAGAAAAGCACTCAGGAACCCTGGGAATGACTCTGATGCTGACAAAAACTTGGCCATCTTATGGAAGTGGTAATAGGATACCAACACATCTTTAGGGTTTCTTGCCAAATATAAGACCTAAAACAGACAAATTACATTATTTACGTAAGCAGACAATAATACAAAAGTACTTTACAATGTAGTGTAGTTCAAGCACTGATATGCAACAGAAACAGACAATGATAAAGGTTTTCTGGTCTATGTCCAATAAATATCAGtaacactacatggccaagTAGACACCCAACTTCTTCCAAAATGTTGATTCCCCTCCCCCTTTAACAAAGCATATTCAAATAAAAGTTGAGTGAAGCTCAGCTTCATGCAAACAAGTGCATTTTTGTTAGCCACCAGGTGTAGGCTTCACAAAAGGTCATTCCTAATTTTGCATAACCAAATCAAAGAAACCAAAGAAACTGGGATTACACTTTATTGTGAAAAGACATATGTAATACTTAGATGTATGTATACATAAATGCCTAAAGTATAAAACTTTCAAATAaagtttcatttttaaacaccCACTAAAGGTTGAGAGAGACTATACAAAAAAGATGGCAAGTACTTTCCAGGCCCTTATAAGAAGTCAGTCCCGTATGTATTCTGCCAGTGTTTTTAATGCCAGCTCATTCCATGGTAATCCCCTCAGAGTCCAATATGAGAAACCAGGCTGTATGAAACATGCTTTCTAATCCAGTGATGTAAGTGATGGATTAAAAGTTTAGAGACTTAAAGATAAGGATGTTAGGATATTATTATGTTCTAAACTATCACAACATTATCTGACAATGAAGTACAGTTCAATTAAAACGTTTATGTGTACAGACATAAACcatttagccaaaagtatgaaGACACTCCTCTGAAATAATTGAGTTTGGGTGTttgtcacacccattgctaacaggcatatcaaattaattatataagaataaatacaTGCTTTAATTTGGGTGGCAACATTTTGGGAAAGGTCGTATCGGTTCCAGCATGTCTGTGCCCCTGTGGTTCATGAAGCGTGGTTCAGGAAGACATGGTTTTTCTTGAGGCTGGTGTGGAGGACTTCACAGTGCTCTGATCTAAATCCCAATAAAAAGCTTTTTGCACACAGAAACAATAATTGCAAGCTAGGTATTCTTGTTTAACATTCATTCCTACAGGCATATTGCAAAGCTTTGTGGAAAGATTGCCAGAAATGGGATGCCAGacaggctcatggtcaggtgtccacatacttttggccagatgGTGTATAGGTCAGGGCAGTTTTGTTTAGAACATTAGAAAGGTCAGGCCCTTTTTATCGGTTTAGTATGTAAGCGATTAAGATGGTGTTTTAATTTATCACTAGTTTAAACAATACTAATTCatctaataaaaaatacagtgttgTATAAAATAGATGTGTGTCATCCTTAGCTGTCCTCCTAATGGAGCAGCAGTCACACAGTGAGATTTTAATCTTAAATGTCAGAACTTTATCATCACATCTTTTGGTCATAGCAAAGAGCATTTTGGTCTGTTACAGCAAAATTGAGCTGATTATCACATAcagcgggggaaataagtattgaacacattaacatttttctcaggaaatatatttctgatgggattattgacatgaaattttcaccgGATGTCGGTAACAACCCAAATATTTcacacatacaaagaaatcataacaaataaatccataaattaagttatgtttaataaagtggaatgacacagggaaaaagtattgaacacataaagaaaaggaggtgcaaaaagggatggaaagccaaaacaccagctgaaatctgtccttatttagaaagcaatcctgcccctatcagtgcaaattaatattagctggtttagtcctaattgttggcctatataaaaaatttttatcaccaagttgtcacacaagaagcatctTGTGATtggtaaaagcaaagagctctctcaagaccttcgcaatcttattgttgcaaaacatactgatggtattggttacagACATATTCCAGTAAGCACCATTGGAACCATTACTCAGAAGCATAAACCATGACCAGGTGCTCCTTGCAATATTTCTGACAGAGGAGTTAAAAGAATaatcagaagagttgtccaagagccaaggaccacttgcggagagcttcagaaagacctggaattagcaGATACTCTTGTTACAAGGAAACAATGAGTAATGCACTTAACCACCATGGCCTCTATGCATGCTCACAGTGCAAGACTCCATTGCTGTAGAAAAAGCTTGTTTAAAGTTTGCTGCACAACATGTGGGCAAGCCTATAAAATACTGGGAGAATATAGTCTGGTCAAATAAGACCAAAATTAAACTCTTTGGGTGTcatagcacacaccatgtttggagGGGAAATAGAACTGCACATCACCCCAATaacaccataccaacagtgaagtttggaggtgggaAGATCATGGTAAGGGGCTGTTTCTTAGCATATGGTGCTGGCAGACTTCATTTAAttgaagaaaggatgaatggagaaatgtacCGAGACATTCCTGATAAGAATCTGGTGCCATCTAccaggatgctgaagatgaaacaAGGATGGACATCTCAActagacaatgatcccaaacacacagccagggaAACTCTTAAATGGTTTCAgcgaaaaaaaataaagctgctagaatgTCTCAGTCAATCACCCGACTTGAATCTaattgaaaatctatggaaagaaCTGAAGATCAGAGTTCACAGAAGAGGCCGCCTGAACCTTCAAGATTTGTCtggaagaatgggccaaaaaTACACCTGAACAATACATGCAACTagtttctccatacagaaggcgtcttaaagctgtcattaccaacaaaggctttttctgtgtatgaaaataaatttcagtaagtgtgttcaatactttttccctgtgtcattccactttattaaacataacttaatttatggatttatttgttaTGATTTCTTTGTATGTGTTGATTATTTGGGTTGTTACCGACATCCGGTGAAAATTTTATGTCAGTAaccccatcagaaatatatttcctgagaaaaatgttaatgtgttcaatacttatttcccccgctgTATGTCTGCATGATCAAATGTGACCCAAGAACTgtcaaataaaccaaaatagaagctgctggaaaCTGCTGGAACACACCATGTCATGAATGGTGACATTGTCTTTAGTTCAGCAAGCTTTACACTGCCATGTTCTTAGAGGCTGCCACACAAGACAGAGTACTTTGTTCCAAAACTGATATCTTGAAGCTGGACTGAATTTGCTTGCTGATCACATAAACAAAAAGGACTGCAGCATTTGAGCCTGGGTGATCTAAAGAtcacttgactgtggatagTGTCACTTCTGAGTCAGCAGCTTCTAACCGAGttcaaaaatgtgttttggtgCTATTTCCATCACACTTTTTTCAACATTTGACTGCCCTGTATTGTaaaatgggtgcagtcaaattgGCCTTATTTATAatagcacagagaagtcaccaactGTCAGCTAACACGATTCTAATCACCAACAACAGTTAAAGTAGAATTAGGATTAGATTCTAATTAATCAGTTGGTTTACTTCTGTTATATGTAGCCATGTACCTTAGCCTTGGAGCCGTGCAGTGCATTGGCCAGCAGCTGATATGGCAGATGTGTGGTGAGGAGACGAGGTCCCTGTGAAGCACTTAGAACATCTGGGCAGTAGTGCTGCTCAATCCATGGTGCCCGTGCCCAGTTAGGCTTGGCCTTAGATGTTTCAGGATGTCCTTTACATCTCATTAAAGTGACAATCTCCTGCATCCATGTTGTTCCTAGAGTATGAAGTAGAAAAATATACTGGtcataaaaagaaggaaactaAAAGAAACTGGAGTATCCAGTGGCAACTCAATGTATTCTTGTCTTCTAGGGTTTTAAACATATGCTATcatgaccctgatcagtattaagataaataaatgaccatttGATGAAAAATTATGATTATGGTTGCAGTAGAACAGGTTCCTCTAAATTGCCCTGAGGTGTGGGTAAAATGattaaatgggtgagtgagtagtGTCCTGTCAGCCTTGTCCAGGATGTATCCAGGATCCAGGATGATTTGAGGCAAATGCAGATTAGGACCCACTTAAACACACCAGagtaaatacatgaattaacATTTTCCTGTAGAAATATCTTACAGTAAAACATTGTTGTCTTAAACAATAAAGAGAAAATACTCAAGCTCACTTCCCTAAAATATAACTACAAATATTTTACGCCAAAAATTTAGCTAACAATTTatcaataattttctttatattattttttattcatccatttaccTGATTTGGGGTAGGTGACAATTAAAGTGTCTGTATCCTGAAATTTAAAGTCAGTAGCATAGCTCAAAGAATCCTGGGTATGCAAATGTCCAGGAAACATAATGCCATGAAAGGTCTCTGTGACATCCAGCCGTGCCATGTCTGTACgagcgtgtatgtgtgtgtgcacgcgaGTTCAAGTGTGAGAGGAAGTCAGAGTCAGATCTGCTTAAATACTTTCCTGCTGAGTGTAATGTCTACAACagtgcacatacagtatatgtatactgATGGGTGGATGATAGATAGAATATAAAGGTGTTCATAAACTTTTGGCATTCGTCCTTCTCCTCTGACCTCTTTCTTGCAACAGATCTTAGCAATAGTTAACCATAGCACCTGtttaataagtttttttttttttttttcaatcccAGCTCCCTAACCATTAACTTGGCTTCGGCCTATCTCAGCATTAAAATTCAACTAAGTTTAGGCTTAGGCTCATATTTCTCATGCAGACACAAACTATATAAGCTTGCTTCATCTACCTAATAAATTGGAAAATTCACTCTGACTGTATATAAAGAGTATTTTTTTTCCGTGCACATGGTTTTGAGGACATCGTTTCTCATATTCAGTAAATGACACTGGAGTAGAAGATCTGAGCAGCAAGATTTTTCTTCAAAAGAACTTGATGTTCTAACAGTGAATATAAACACTGGTGTGGAAGTACCTAAGAAACCAGAAAACTGAATGGGGAATTCTGAATAAAACACAACATGTAACAACATGTTCCTATCCCACCACAGATTTTTTTGGACTAAATTATCCACTTTTTGAGCATTCATTACATTAAGCAGCTCTGTAactacacatttttaataatttaactaATTGTTACAGATCTTGTCACAGCATCTCTATTTAGTAAGAGTCAGTATATTTAAGCCATTTAAATGTGGACTTTTATCATGCTGCATTACTCATCAGCTAAACAAGAGTCAAATAAACCCTGGAAAATGTGGTGGAAGGCAGTGTCTAAAAAATTGTTCTTGTGACATGTCTTAATTTGATGCggctaaatatatacagtgtatcacaaaagtgagtacacccctcacatttctgcagatatttaagtatatcttttaatgggacaacactgacaaaatgacactttgacacaatgaaaagtagtctgtgtgcagcttatataacagtgtaaatttattcttccctcaaaataactcaatatacagccattaatgtctaaaccaccggcaacataagtgagtacaccccttagtaaaagttcctgaagtgtcaatattttgtgtggccaccattatttcccagaactgccttaactctcctgggcatggagtttaccagagcttcacaggttgccactggaatgcttttccactcctccatgacgacatcacggagctggcggatattcgagactttgcgctcctccaccttccgcttgaggatgccccaaagatgttctattgggtttaggtctggagacatgcttggccagtccatcacctttaccctcagcctcttcaataaagcagtggtcgtcttagaggtgtgtttggggtcattatcatgctggaacactgtcctgcgacccagtttccagagggaggggatcatgctctgcttcagtatttcacagtacatattggagttcatgtgtccctcaatgaaatgtaactccccaacacctgctgcactcatgcagccccagaccatggcattcccaccaccatgcttgactgtaggcatgacacacttatctttgtacccctcacctgattgccaccacacatgcttgagaccatctgaaccaaacaaattaatcttggtctcatcagaccataggacatggttccagtaatccatgtcctttgttgacatgtcttcagcaaactgtttgcgggctttcagaagaggcttccttctggggtgacagccatgcagaccaatttgatgtagtgtgcggcgtatggtctgagcactgacaggctgaccccccaccttttcaatctctgcagcaatgctgacagcactcctgcgcctatctttcaaagacagcagttggatgtgacgctgagcacgtgcactcagcttctttggacgaccaacgcgaggtctgttctgagtggaccctgctcttttaaaacgctggatgatcttggccactgtgctgcagctcagtttcagggtgttggcaatcttcttgtagccttggcaatcttcttgtagccttggccatcttcatgtagcgcaacaattcgtcttttaagatcctcagagagttctttgccatgaggtgccatgttggaactttcagtgaccagtatgagagagtgtgagagctgtactattaaattgaacacacctgctccctatgcacacctgagacctagtaacactaacaaatcacatgacattttggaggaaaatgacaagcagtgctcaatttggacatttaggggtgtagtctctttagtttagacattaatggctgtatattgagttattttgagggaagaataaatttacactgttatataagctgcacacagactacttttcattgtgtcaaagtgtcattttgtcagtgttgtcccatgaaaagatatacttaaatatctgcagaaatgtgaggggtgtactcacttttgtgatacactgtagttgaAGTGTGACACATTCTTGTCCTGTTAAAGACTTGTCCTGTTGAAAAGTGTAACACGAATGACTAAATTTTGAAACCTGCCTTTTgtcattcattttcagtaaGTGCTTTCTTGAACACCAATCTATGAGAAATCAAGCACTCATTCATTCCCTTTGTTATATATAGGGACAATTTAGTGTATTTCTTATGAGGTCCCTCACATTAATAGATATTACAggtttctgttttgtttgccCACTTTCTGTAAGTCTTTACTTAGGGCCTTGTTTGCTTTTTGTAACCCCGTGATGACCCCTTTGATGAACGCACAGGTTCTAGCAAGGCCGAAAGATGTAAAACAATAACATGTTTACCAGTAATTTCAAAGTGTTAACCACATGTTTCAAGACTAGGTACAATCTATGTAgactttgtttttctttagcaCATAAGTGGGTGAGTATTTAAACCAACTTCCTTTTCATCAGAGCATGTGCAAACACAATACACTGTGCAAGTATGAATATGATCAGCTCAAACTTGAttgcaaataatgtttttaaagtaaCGTTTTTCTGAACGGgtgtattttttcatttttaaaaatttcctttttatctagtcatatccaaatcCACCACTGTCTTACTTCTCCACCCATGCAGACTTCcaccctgaccaaggagagccacAGACAATCACATTTATCACCCTATTTAATGCACAGTCACCGACCACTTCTATTCACCTACCAGAGATGGAGTCTTACTAAGAGCATACCAAGAGTCATGCACTACTACTATATATCCAACATCTCTCATGCAGGTgtctcaaccagccagcagaggcacaCAACTACAGCAGCAGTGAGGAATCTGTTCAGCCATCACCCCCTCTGAGCCAATCTTATCTGCGTGGGTGCCCATCTGGTCGAtaccacagctgagattcaagcaTGAGGTCTTAGTAATGGTGTACAAGTGCATTAGACCACTGCACTACAGCAATGTTACTGTTACTAAAGAAggttttttgttattaaaaacagaaagtTCTAAAAAGTTCATAAACTTTTTATACAACTGCATGTTACATGGTAAAAAGTGCAGCCACTTACAGATAAATATTCTGAAGTAAAAGCAATTAAGGAAATATTGATCTTTATCATTTAATGGAAAGGAAGCTCTGCGGTTagagataagcaatgtttgctCTGTGAGCCACTTTGCACTGTAAGAAAGTAAAGATCAAGCAATTATCATGTTAAACTCCTATGTTCAGTTTTATTGACACTGTTCCTATAATGACTTTACTTTGCTTTGTCAGGTAAGAAAGTctatagctgcgtccggaatcgcatacttagagagtacgtactagattggaggaagtatgcactactctgccggtaaaaaagtacatacttccagtacagaagtatgcagtatgcacacaacactgctacgcactacatccgccatctttccaacgtcaagtgatgacgtgggacgtaatatcaccatggttacagactcattacaaaccccactcgccaaacttttggatatttatcgtgtttttgttatttattcgtctttaaaacgttttattttatttatcttacttacacttgtaaacagaggaccgctatctttcttgtttcttattccgcttcgaacgcctacgcagctccagttgcattatgggatacattaacggaccgcaagtgtgcatcgcttgcatactcaaacatggctgcccaataagtaggtcatccgggtacttctcgcgtacctctttgtgtatactatgtattcg contains these protein-coding regions:
- the sult5a1 gene encoding sulfotransferase family 5A, member 1 yields the protein MARLDVTETFHGIMFPGHLHTQDSLSYATDFKFQDTDTLIVTYPKSGTTWMQEIVTLMRCKGHPETSKAKPNWARAPWIEQHYCPDVLSASQGPRLLTTHLPYQLLANALHGSKAKVLYLARNPKDVLVSYYHFHKMAKFLSASESFPGFLSAFLNGKLHYGSWFDHVKDWTSNSKNIQNFLYVTYEEMWMDLPRSVQKVSQFLVCPLLEEELTNIQKVCSFNSMKENSMVNYTLISQDIMDHSKSRFMRKGEIGDWVNTFSMEQNRKFDDVYASKMADSSLTFVWYKPGQETFSKSGMEIDIKPLT